The following proteins are co-located in the Blattabacterium sp. (Blatta orientalis) str. Tarazona genome:
- the rseP gene encoding RIP metalloprotease RseP: MTSIFVRSIQLLLSISILILIHELGHFLLSKAFKVRVERFFLFFDPWFSIFKKKIGDTIYGIGWIPLGGYVKISGMMTNEERDYSEKEKIDWEFRSKSAIKRLLIVSGGIISNVLFSFVIFSFLLFKYGETYLPTKNVKYGIEVDYLGKKIGLRNGDNILLVNGKYIPYFHEIPKAILLGNSITIDRMGKIIHLSLNDDKKRFFFDRKEFSYFIIKPRVPPIINYVVKDSGAYKSGLKNNDEILAINSEFLLFSDQLKDILSKYNNQTIFISINRNGRLLQKEVFLDQKGILGISLKNFMEMDNIFLFEKKNYSIIESFPYGVKKTWEVLKNQIFFLKNVFHLETKAYKQVGSFFSMAKEFPSQWNWGIFWTLTATLSIWLAFLNLFPVPSLDGGYILFILIEMITKKRINERIFECCTIIGFLMISLMMIMVIIWDIFKVFSIKNF; the protein is encoded by the coding sequence ATGACGTCTATTTTTGTTAGATCCATACAGTTACTACTAAGTATATCTATATTAATTCTTATTCATGAATTAGGTCATTTTTTATTATCTAAAGCATTTAAAGTACGTGTAGAGAGATTTTTTTTGTTTTTTGATCCTTGGTTTTCTATTTTCAAAAAAAAAATAGGAGATACTATTTATGGAATAGGTTGGATCCCTTTAGGAGGATATGTTAAAATATCTGGAATGATGACAAATGAAGAGAGAGATTATTCAGAAAAAGAAAAAATAGATTGGGAATTCCGTTCAAAATCTGCAATAAAAAGACTATTGATTGTATCCGGAGGAATTATTTCGAATGTGTTATTTTCTTTTGTGATTTTTTCTTTTTTGCTATTTAAATATGGAGAAACTTATCTTCCTACAAAAAATGTTAAATATGGAATTGAGGTAGATTATTTAGGAAAAAAAATAGGGTTAAGAAATGGGGACAACATTCTACTTGTCAACGGAAAATATATCCCTTATTTTCATGAAATCCCTAAAGCAATTCTTTTAGGTAATTCCATTACTATAGATCGCATGGGAAAAATTATCCATTTATCATTAAATGATGATAAAAAAAGATTTTTTTTTGATAGAAAAGAATTCAGTTATTTTATAATAAAACCTCGTGTTCCACCTATTATAAATTACGTAGTAAAAGATTCAGGAGCCTATAAATCTGGATTAAAAAATAATGATGAAATTTTAGCGATCAATTCAGAGTTTCTTTTATTTTCCGATCAACTAAAAGATATTTTATCAAAATATAATAACCAAACCATTTTTATTTCTATCAATAGAAATGGGAGACTACTTCAAAAAGAAGTTTTTTTAGATCAAAAAGGGATTTTAGGAATTTCTCTCAAAAATTTTATGGAAATGGATAATATTTTTTTATTCGAAAAAAAGAATTATTCCATAATTGAAAGTTTTCCTTATGGAGTAAAAAAAACTTGGGAGGTTTTAAAAAATCAAATATTTTTTTTAAAAAACGTTTTTCATTTAGAAACTAAAGCTTATAAACAGGTTGGGAGTTTTTTTTCTATGGCTAAAGAATTTCCTTCTCAATGGAATTGGGGGATTTTTTGGACTTTAACAGCCACTTTATCCATATGGTTAGCTTTCTTAAATTTATTTCCTGTTCCATCATTAGATGGCGGTTATATCTTATTTATTCTGATAGAAATGATCACTAAAAAAAGAATAAATGAAAGAATTTTTGAATGTTGTACCATCATTGGATTTCTAATGATTAGTTTGATGATGATTATGGTTATTATTTGGGATATTTTTAAAGTTTTTTCTATTAAAAATTTTTAA